In Synergistaceae bacterium, the genomic window GCTCATGTGCAATCACCGAGCCTGTGAGTCCTGCTCCGACAATGAGACAGTCATACATGAAATTTTCGCTCCTTTTTGGGATTATTGTTTTCACGCATAATTTACCACAAAGTTATTCAGTATTGCTGCGGTGAAATATATACATCAGGAAATCTTTTGCAGCGACAACGAGAAGCCACAGCAGATATACAGCTCCTCCGAGAAGCCAAACGCCAACAATACACCCAACACACTCTTCCATTCTCAGAATATCTCCCTGTCTCAGAAATTGGAAATACGGCCGGCAGAGTGAAGGGCGAATGCGTGTCCTTAATGAGTGCTGTTTCAAATAAAGCCCGCCGTACTCCTAGTAGAAAGTTTACACTACATAATCCGCTGTAAAATATTTCGTAGCATATGTGGTATTATTTCGGGCATATTTCGGTTTTAAGCAAGGCAAGTGATTTGTATGTATGATATAGCACTCTGCGAGAACTCTCCCTCTGACGCGGTAGAGCTTCAGAATATCCTTGATGACTATGAAGAAATATCACACGAAGAACTGAGAGTAAAGCACTTCATCACCGCAGAATCCCTCATGCAGTCGATTACATCAGAAGGCTACAGGCCCGATATAATTTTCACTGACATAAATCTTCCGGGCATTTCAGGAATAGAAGCCGCAAAAAGACTCAGGGCGGGGAATTTTCCCGGAAATGTCATATTCATTACAGCCTCAGAGAATTACGCCCTTGACGCTTGGGAATTATGCGCCCGGCAATATATCATAAAGCCTGCGACAAAGGACAAAATATTTTCCGCACTCGGCAGAATTTTTCCCGCAAGAAAATTTATCATCGTCAGGCAAAGAAAAGCCGTCCGCAAAATTTTCCTGAATGAGATTCTATACTGCGAGACGCACGAAAAGTATCAGGCAATAATTACGCGGTCTGAAGAAATTTCTGTGAGGATTACGGCGCGGGACATGAGAAAACTTATTGCCCCCACCGCAAGAGTAATTTTACTGAATTAGGGTCAGCATATCTCATTAATCTTGAGAATGTGAGAATGCTTGAGGAAGGGAAAATTATTTTTGACGGAGGAAAGGAGCTGAGTATTTCGCAGAGGAGATTCCGAAAGGTCAAGCGCGATTTCCTCAGCATGTGAAGAAAGAAGCCCCCCGGCGTTTTCGGGAGGCTCACGGATTTAGCACCCGCCGAAAATTTCACTCCGAGAATTTCAGCCTCACAGAATGCTTCACGCTCCCATACGGTGAAAGCGTCATCAGCCGTCCTTCTCTGCGTTCGCGTTCACGTCCCATAATGTAGCACGTTGACGGCTCAAGCCCTAAAACGTAATCGCCGCTCTTCATGTTCTTCCACTGCGCCAAAATCGGCAGGGTGTCAAGCGACCACGAAAGCTCCGCCGAAATTCCCAGCTCAGGATTCTTCAGCCGCGCAAATGCTTCCGTCTCCATCTCGTTGAAGAATACCTGCTCTTCCTCGCCGTCAATAGGTTTGCAGAACGTACACTGACTCGCAAGTCCCTTCTCCGCGTAGGGAGTCCTCGGAGTTACCTTGCGTTTTTCGGGAAGCTCAAGCACCGCCGACTCACTCAGCATAGGCCAGCCGAAATTCATGTGATACAGCATCATATATTCTGCGGGTTCGGGCGTAAGGTTCGTTATTTCGTCCTCAAGCAGAATTTCACTTTTCCACGCCGGAATCGTGTAACGCCGTCTCACGCTGAAGCAGTATTTTCCCTGCGCCGTTTCTCTGACTTCACCGCCCACGAAAATATTATCCCCATCGCTGTAACCGTAGAGTCCTTTCGCGCTGAGTCCGTGAAAGCGTCCGTGCAATGGGTGAAATTCTCCGTTGTCGACATTCTCCGGGCCTGCCGATAACATTCCGCACGTGAAGAGCATTCCGCCCGGAAAATAGCGGTCAAATTCGCCGTGAACAGGCAGAAATCTTGCGGGCGAGTCGTAGCCGTTCTTTGTCGTGTAATTGATGTTGACCCCCCGGAATTTTACCCGGCCGATATCGAGTCCTGAGTCCGGGAGAATGTCAAGCTCAAGCCCTCCCGCTGTCGTAACCTGGTACATTGCGATTCCCCGTGCGTTGCCCTCGTCAAGAATAACACGCCGCACTCCGTAAACCTGCTCTTCATTGCCGACATAAGCGCGAAAATCTTTTGTCATCATCTCAATACCTCCTGTGAAAATTTGTCGAATGCCGCTAAACCTTCCGGCGTTCTCTTGTACACTCCGCTGTCCGTCAATACCTGCGTGAATACATGCCCGACTTCATCGCGCAGCATATTCCGCACATTTTCTTCACCCGCAAGACCGTCATATTTCGCCCTGAGTCCCCTGTACCATTTCTCGTGGGCTTCAAGCTCTGACGGGAGAGTCTCTTTTCCCTCAAGCCATGCCGAGCGGATTCGCTCCAACGCATTTTTGAGACGGGCGGGAAGTACTGCGAGTCCCATTACTTCAATCAGCCCGATATTTTCCTTCTTGATGTGATGGACTTCCGCATGAGGATGGAATATGCCTAGGGGATGTTCCGCGCTTGTCCTGTTGTTACGGAGGACTAAATCAAGCTCGTAATCTTCACCGTTCATTCGTGCGATGGGCGTTATTGTGTTGTGCGGCTCACCGTCAGAATACGCGAGAATCCCGGCGGACTCGTCTGTGTATTCGCGCCATGCAGACAAAATTTTATCCGCGAGATTCACGAGTGCTTCAGGCTTCCGTGAACGGAGTCGTATTGCTGACATCGGCCACTTTACGCGCCCCGCTGTGATTTCGGGATTGCCTGTTGTGTATTCCTTCTCGACAGGAGCGACAGCCATCGCGAAAGTGTATCGCCCGCCCTGATAGTGATCGTGCGAGAGAATAGAGCCTCCTACAATGGGAAGGTCAGCGTTTGACCCTATGAAGTAGTGCGGGAACATTGACACGAACGCAAAGAGATTCCCGAACGTCTCACGCGAAATCAGCATAGGCACGTGATTTTCGTCGAGGACAATGCAGTGTTCATTGTAGTAGCTGTACGGGGAGTACTGGAAGTACCATCTTTTTCCCTGCAATGTTAGCGGAATGAGCCTGATATTTTGCCGTGCGGGGTGTGCGTGATGACCGTAGAAGCCTTCATTTTCGCGGCACAATAAGCATTTGGGATAGCCTGTTGATTTTATTGTTTTGGCCTTTGCGATGTCGCGGGGATCTTTTTCGGGCTTTGACAGGTTGATGGTGATGTCTAATTCGCCGTAGTCTGTCGCTGTCTTCCAACAAATATTTTTGGCGGTGCGCTCTGAGCGTATGTAGTTTGACGAGACTCCCAGCCTGTAGAAGTAATCCGTAGCTTTGACGGGCGACTCGGCCATGAGAGTCCCGAACTCCGCAATAACATCTGACGGACGCGGGGTCAGTGCGCCCATTAATTCGGTGTCGAGGAGATCGCGTTCTGTCTCTGTGTTCTCGATGATGTGATTTTCTGCTGACCAGTCGAGAATCTCAGCGAGGATTGAGTCGGGGGAAGCGGTGAAATTTTCGGTGATTGTCTCAGGCTCAAACGAGTTAATGCCAAGTATGCCGATTAATGAATTTGCCGCCCACGTAGAATCCTCCGGGGCGATGAGTTTGTGATAAAGCGCAAAATTTATCAGCCTGTTTATATGACGGTTGACCATTGCGGGAATGCCTCCTTTGTGTGAAAATTTTTCGTGGGAAATTCTGAGGCTATTTTACCGCAGGGAACGCGAAATTTTAGCGTGCTGTTACTGTTTCTATACCCCTTTCGAGCGCGAAAAGCTCATCAAGTTTCATAGGCCGCCCGAAATAATACCCCTGCGCCTTGTCGAAACCTATAGACCTCAGATATTCAAGCTGTCCGGCTGTCTCGACTCCTTCCGCAAGTGCCTGCATTCCCATAAGCCTGGCCATCTGTAAATTTGAGCTGATTATGTATTTTGCCTTCTCTGACTTCCGAATGTCGAATCCGTTAAGAAATTTCATGTCGAATTTTATCGTGTCAAAATTGTAATCCTTCAGAACGTTCAATGACGAATACCCCGACCCAAAGTCATCCATCCATATCTCATAGCCCATTGCCCTGAAACGCTCAATCCCAAGATTAAGCACCGTCATGTCCTCGTCGTTAATGCTCTCGGTAAGCTCAATATTCATCATGTTACGGGGAATTTTGCTGACTGTTACGGCGGACTCTATCTCGCGTATTATGTCGCAAAGCTCAAAATCAAGCCGCGACAAATTGACCGACAAAGGCACAACGGGAAGCCCTGCCTCATTCCTGAGCCTGTAATCACCGCATACTTTCTTGACGGCGTAAATGTCGAGCTTGTGAATCTCCCTGTAATTTTCGAGGGTAGGTATAAATTCGTTAGGGGGGATTATTCCTTTCTCCGGGTCATTCCACCGTGCTAAAGCCTCAGCCCCGCAGATTTTCCCCGTTGAGAGTCTCACAATCGGCTGATACAGGACAGTGATATATCCGTTCGACATGGCCGAGTCCAGCGTGTCAAGAATATGCTGCTGAAGCTCAAGCTCTCGGCTCATTCCGTCATGGAACATGCACGAGCTGACAGAATGATTTTTGCGGATTGAGTCGCAGGCCAGTTTTGCCCTGTCGCATGATGAGCGTATGTCGTCATCATCAGACGGGAAATATATCCCCGCCCTTAGCCGTAACGTAACATCCTCATGAAGCGCGTACAAATATTCCTGAACCGCGCCGATATTCATCTCAGCTACAGCCCAGTCAGTAAGCACTATGAAATTGTCGTCCGAGAATCTCGCTATGAGGCTGTCCCCGAAAGTGTCAGGTGAGAAAACGCCGCCCAGAATCAAAGCAATCTCCCTCAGAATGTCATCGCCGCGCCCGAATCCGAAACGCTTGTTGAACATCTTGAAGTTGTCGAGATTGAACCATATGACAGCAAGCCCCCCCGCCGTGATTTTCCCCGCCTGCCTGTGAAATTCGTTGCGTGTGAGAAGACCGGTGAGCCTGTCTTTTTCCGGGCAGCCCATGAAGTGATAATCAGTCTATGAACTCGAAAAGGTTTAAGCCGACTTCCTCATTCATTTTCCGCTCTACTGTGAATCCGTTTGCGCCGCCGTCTGAAATGTCGTCAACAATCATCTCGCAGGTTGCGCTGACTCTGGCCGAGCTTAAATGCCCCCCGAAAACATTTCCGTGAACATCGCCCGCGCTCATGTGTATATGAGGGTAAAATTTTCCGTTTTTGGTCGTTACTGTTCCCCAGAGGCTTGTTATTTCGGCGGGGAAGGTGAAATGATTTGAGTGATACTTCTTTTCCTTAACGTCAAACAGTCCCACAATGAAATCATCAACCGCTCCCAGTGCTTTCACTTCAGCAAGGGTGATTTTCTCGGACTCACAAAAATTTTTCAGGGACGACATAATTTCCTCGCCTCTGTCAATGCGGACAAAGTATTTATTTCCGAATCTCCTGAACTGCATAATGACTCCTCCTGTGATTTTGGGTGATTACGCACATTATAATACAGCAGAAAAAATGCGCCCCTCCATATTTCAGGAAGAGCGCAAGAATTTTCCTTTGTGTGAGTTACTGCTACTTTGCTTCCGCTGAGATTGCTCCCATTTCAGCAAGTGCTTTATACGTGAGATAACGCTCTCTTGCTTCGGCTATGTCTCTAACGGCAAATGACGCTCTAATAGATATTTCGTGAAATGACTGCTGTTATATGCTGCAAATTTCTGGTACTTGTCGCTCTTATCCTCGTTTGCGTAATCACATATCCCCTTGATGATTATTGCTTTTGGTGAGGGAGCTGAAAAATGCACAGCTGAATAAATCACACTGTAGGATTCCATGTCTAAACCTATTGTTGACGGGAATAACGGCAATACACGTTTAAGGACAAATTTATTGTTCGCCACTATCGCACTTCCGCACGCCATCGGCCCTATGTAAATATTAAACTCGTTGTCATCGCGTCCGATTGTGCTCCTAATTACAGAAAGAATTGATTTGTCAACTGCTATGCTTCGTGGTCTGGGAAGAAATCCTAAATCACCGAAACGCATCTCAGATTTATACGGCCCTACAAATTTTCCCGTTGAGTAATCCCACACAATATCAGGAACAAGTATATCCCCGTATATTTGCTCTATTCCCTCGCCAATTCCGGCTGCTATACCGCACATTATCAGGTAACGGGGACGGAAATTTGATATTACCTTCGCACATAACAAAGCTGATGAGGTCATGCCCATTACCTCCTGTTGTGCCGTTATCAGTTTGTACTTTTT contains:
- a CDS encoding UDP-glucose--hexose-1-phosphate uridylyltransferase, which translates into the protein MVNRHINRLINFALYHKLIAPEDSTWAANSLIGILGINSFEPETITENFTASPDSILAEILDWSAENHIIENTETERDLLDTELMGALTPRPSDVIAEFGTLMAESPVKATDYFYRLGVSSNYIRSERTAKNICWKTATDYGELDITINLSKPEKDPRDIAKAKTIKSTGYPKCLLCRENEGFYGHHAHPARQNIRLIPLTLQGKRWYFQYSPYSYYNEHCIVLDENHVPMLISRETFGNLFAFVSMFPHYFIGSNADLPIVGGSILSHDHYQGGRYTFAMAVAPVEKEYTTGNPEITAGRVKWPMSAIRLRSRKPEALVNLADKILSAWREYTDESAGILAYSDGEPHNTITPIARMNGEDYELDLVLRNNRTSAEHPLGIFHPHAEVHHIKKENIGLIEVMGLAVLPARLKNALERIRSAWLEGKETLPSELEAHEKWYRGLRAKYDGLAGEENVRNMLRDEVGHVFTQVLTDSGVYKRTPEGLAAFDKFSQEVLR
- a CDS encoding aldose 1-epimerase family protein codes for the protein MTKDFRAYVGNEEQVYGVRRVILDEGNARGIAMYQVTTAGGLELDILPDSGLDIGRVKFRGVNINYTTKNGYDSPARFLPVHGEFDRYFPGGMLFTCGMLSAGPENVDNGEFHPLHGRFHGLSAKGLYGYSDGDNIFVGGEVRETAQGKYCFSVRRRYTIPAWKSEILLEDEITNLTPEPAEYMMLYHMNFGWPMLSESAVLELPEKRKVTPRTPYAEKGLASQCTFCKPIDGEEEQVFFNEMETEAFARLKNPELGISAELSWSLDTLPILAQWKNMKSGDYVLGLEPSTCYIMGRERERREGRLMTLSPYGSVKHSVRLKFSE
- a CDS encoding DNA-binding protein, with protein sequence MQFRRFGNKYFVRIDRGEEIMSSLKNFCESEKITLAEVKALGAVDDFIVGLFDVKEKKYHSNHFTFPAEITSLWGTVTTKNGKFYPHIHMSAGDVHGNVFGGHLSSARVSATCEMIVDDISDGGANGFTVERKMNEEVGLNLFEFID
- a CDS encoding response regulator, producing MYDIALCENSPSDAVELQNILDDYEEISHEELRVKHFITAESLMQSITSEGYRPDIIFTDINLPGISGIEAAKRLRAGNFPGNVIFITASENYALDAWELCARQYIIKPATKDKIFSALGRIFPARKFIIVRQRKAVRKIFLNEILYCETHEKYQAIITRSEEISVRITARDMRKLIAPTARVILLN
- a CDS encoding EAL domain-containing protein codes for the protein MGCPEKDRLTGLLTRNEFHRQAGKITAGGLAVIWFNLDNFKMFNKRFGFGRGDDILREIALILGGVFSPDTFGDSLIARFSDDNFIVLTDWAVAEMNIGAVQEYLYALHEDVTLRLRAGIYFPSDDDDIRSSCDRAKLACDSIRKNHSVSSCMFHDGMSRELELQQHILDTLDSAMSNGYITVLYQPIVRLSTGKICGAEALARWNDPEKGIIPPNEFIPTLENYREIHKLDIYAVKKVCGDYRLRNEAGLPVVPLSVNLSRLDFELCDIIREIESAVTVSKIPRNMMNIELTESINDEDMTVLNLGIERFRAMGYEIWMDDFGSGYSSLNVLKDYNFDTIKFDMKFLNGFDIRKSEKAKYIISSNLQMARLMGMQALAEGVETAGQLEYLRSIGFDKAQGYYFGRPMKLDELFALERGIETVTAR